One Spea bombifrons isolate aSpeBom1 chromosome 1, aSpeBom1.2.pri, whole genome shotgun sequence DNA window includes the following coding sequences:
- the SNCAIP gene encoding synphilin-1 isoform X1, translating into MMEAPEYLDLDEIDFTDDISYSITSLKTIPELCRRCDATNEDRSVSGAPWNCGVSSLIGNTQKPTGIADVYSKFRPVKRVSPLKHQPESPQINESDDQKEKKDENEKYVDLEKIPESSSGDDVDFKSKNIESNGLPGELEHYDLDMDEILDVPYIKSSQPMTLFTRVASEKRTSSIYPGKAGSMGNLENQPTNATQFCVLSPVKNSSQASVLDQSRHSSGGLELSQASIQCGSLLDSEYHNKGFLNRTLSDSHAQKSEKSTPNCQHRAFHLQTTTADTQLDGLNGNLNWTLSEGEDMKKIKSIINIVKEGQISLLPHIAVDNLDQIHDECGNNLLHLAAAYGHAECLQHLTSLMGEDCLSERNEEKLTPAGLAIKKGQLECVRWMVSETEAIAELSCTKDHPSLIHYAASYGQEKILLWLLQFMQEQGISLDEIDKCGNSAVHIASQHGYLGCIQTLVEYGANVTMQNHAGEKPSQSAEHHGHTVCARYLVVVETCMSLASQVVKLTKQLKEQTAERITLQTHLQQLLEAQRTESRSLPTSPSSPSSPASSSGQWKTTESDDVTQKNKLNSIHESYQSLGSTIPSRLRCRTLDDESDKILRQLLGKEIVENASTLPVSEKCTLELQDQSQTSRIGKKIPPEKREFKLARLRQLMQRSLSESDTDSNNSEDQKNTPVRKIDKPRPQPIVENVENAENLQLMIKRHTQSSNANRRFPFAMKASKSVDGHSPSPTSESSDPDYETHYQMGSLSQSLGPTESSSPTSGSSSAQKTTSPKSALKSPSSKRRTSQNLKLRVTFEEPVVQVEQIEGEPHSEKDKDSGKTVQKSSSTNETGEHQKRPFGAFRSIMESFSSNQNNNNNYQTVNVAKTSSSLPFTSIGKKSADTKSSSTNGTKGKNKTEPFTCYANHCSRVLLEDLLPNHAWRDAVDGTLKILYNGNTAEDEEMQELFL; encoded by the exons TATTCGATAACATCCCTTAAAACAATCCCAGAGCTATGCAGAAGATGTGATGCAACAAATGAAGACAGATCTG TTTCCGGAGCACCGTGGAATTGTGGAGTATCAAGTCTTATTGGCAATACACAAAAGCCAACAGGGATTGCAGATGTATACAGTAAATTCAGACCCGTGAAGAGAGTTTCTCCATTAAAACATCAACCAGAAAGCCCTCAAATCAATGAAAGTGATGAccagaaagagaagaaagatgaaaatgaaaaatatgttgaCCTTGAAAAGATCCCAGAGAGCTCCTCTGGAGACGATGTGGACTTTaaaagtaagaatattgaatCAAATGGTTTGCCTGGGGAGCTTGAGCATTATGACCTAGATATGGATGAGATCTTGGATGTGCCTTATATCAAATCTAGCCAACCTATGACTCTGTTTACAAGAGTTGCATCTGAAAAACGGACTTCTAGCATCTACCCAGGAAAGGCTGGTTCTATGGGAAACTTGGAGAACCAGCCAACCAATGCCACACAGTTTTGTGTATTGTCCCCTGTTAAGAACTCTTCACAGGCTTCTGTTCTTGATCAGAGCAGGCATTCATCAGGAGGATTAGAGCTATCCCAGGCTAGCATTCAGTGTGGTTCACTCCTTGATTCTGAATACCATAATAAGGGCTTCCTAAATAGGACACTTTCTGATTCCCATGCACAGAAAAGTGAAAAAAGCACACCGAACTGCCAGCATAGAGCTTTCCATCTGCAGACAACCACTGCTGACACACAACTGGATGGGTTAAACGGTAATCTCAACTGGACATTATCTGAAGGTGAAGATATGAAGAAAATTAAGAGCATAATCAATATTGTGAAAGAAGGGCAAATATCTTTACTG CCTCATATCGCCGTAGATAATTTAGATCAAATCCATGATGAATGCGGGAACAATCTTTTGCACCTCGCAGCAGCCTATGGACATGCTGAATGCTTGCAGCATCTGACGTCCTTGATGGGGGAAGACTGTTTAAGTGAGAGGAACGAAGAGAAGCTGACACCGGCTGGTTTAGCAATAAAG AAAGGTCAGCTGGAGTGTGTACGGTGGATGGTGAGTGAAACAGAAGCCATTGCAGAGTTAAGCTGTACGAAGGATCACCCGAGCCTTATTCACTATGCAGCCAGCTATGGCCAG GAAAAAATACTACTGTGGCTTCTACAGTTTATGCAAGAACAGGGAATTTCTTTGGATGAAATTGACAAATGTGGGAACAGTGCTGTTCACATTGCATCTCAACATGGATACTTGGGTTGTATACAG ACTTTGGTAGAATATGGAGCAAATGTGACCATGCAGAACCATGCCGGGGAGAAGCCATCTCAAAGTGCCGAACATCACGGTCATACTGTGTGTGCCAGATACCTGGTGGTGGTGGAAACCTGCATGTCGCTGGCATCGCAAGTCGTCAAACTCACTAAACAGCTAAAAGA GCAGACGGCAGAGCGTATCACTTTACAGACGCACCTTCAACAGCTACTGGAAGCACAGAGGACTGAGAGCAGATCCCTGCCAACTTCCCCTAG TTCACCTTCCTCCCCTGCTTCGAGCAGCGGCCAATGGAAAACAACAGAATCTGATGATGTGACACAAAAGAACAAACTCAACAGTATTCACGAAAGTTATCAAAGCCTAGGGTCTACAATTCCTAGCAGACTACGGTGTAGAACACTGGATGATGAATCTGATAAAATCTTGCGCCAGCTACTGGGGAAGGAGATTGTAGAGAATGCCTCCACACTGCCTGTTTCTGAAAAATGTACACTAGAACTTCAAGATCAAAGTCAAACAAGTCGAATCGGGAAAAAGATACCACCTGAAAAGAGAGAGTTTAAGCTAGCACGTCTACGACAACTTATGCAAAGGTCTCTCAGCGAGTCTGATACAGACTCAAATAATTCAGAAGATCAAAAGAATACTCCAGTCCGAAAAATTGATAAGCCAAGACCACAACCAATAGTGGAAAATGTGGAAAATGCTGAGAATCTTCAGCTAATGATAAAAAGACATACTCAATCAAGCAATGCAAATCGACGATTTCCATTTGCAATGAAAGCTTCCAAATCAGTGGATGGTCATAGTCCATCCCCAACATCTGAAAGCAGTGATCCAGACTATGAGACTCATTACCAAATGGGGAGCCTATCACAATCTTTAGGACCAACAGAGTCTTCTAGTCCCACAAGCGGCAGCTCCTCTGCCCAAAAAACAACTAGCCCTAAAAGTGCTTTAAAGTCTCCCTCTTCGAAACGCAGGACTTCACAAAATCTGAAACTTCGAGTGACTTTTGAGGAACCCGTGGTTCAGGTGGAACAGATTGAGGGAGAACCACATTCAGAAAAAGATAAAGACAGTGGCAAAACTGTTCAAAAGTCTTCTTCTACTAATGAAACTGGTGAACATCAAAAAAGACCATTTGGTGCATTTCGTTCAATCATGGAATCTTTTAGTAGCaaccaaaacaacaacaataattacCAAACAGTCAATGTTGCCAAAACATCGTCATCACTACCCTTTACCTCAATAGGAAAGAAGTCAGCTGACACAAAGTCATCTTCTACAAATGGCAccaaaggaaagaataaaacg GAGCCTTTCACCTGCTATGCCAATCATTGCTCTAGGGTACTGCTTGAGGACCTCCTTCCTAATCATGCATG GCGTGATGCAGTTGATGGGACTTTAAAGATTTTATACAATGGAAATACTGCAGAAGACGAAGAGATGCAAGAATTATTTCTCTAA
- the SNCAIP gene encoding synphilin-1 isoform X2, producing MMEAPEYLDLDEIDFTDDISYSITSLKTIPELCRRCDATNEDRSVSGAPWNCGVSSLIGNTQKPTGIADVYSKFRPVKRVSPLKHQPESPQINESDDQKEKKDENEKYVDLEKIPESSSGDDVDFKSKNIESNGLPGELEHYDLDMDEILDVPYIKSSQPMTLFTRVASEKRTSSIYPGKAGSMGNLENQPTNATQFCVLSPVKNSSQASVLDQSRHSSGGLELSQASIQCGSLLDSEYHNKGFLNRTLSDSHAQKSEKSTPNCQHRAFHLQTTTADTQLDGLNGNLNWTLSEGEDMKKIKSIINIVKEGQISLLPHIAVDNLDQIHDECGNNLLHLAAAYGHAECLQHLTSLMGEDCLSERNEEKLTPAGLAIKKGQLECVRWMVSETEAIAELSCTKDHPSLIHYAASYGQEKILLWLLQFMQEQGISLDEIDKCGNSAVHIASQHGYLGCIQTLVEYGANVTMQNHAGEKPSQSAEHHGHTVCARYLVVVETCMSLASQVVKLTKQLKEQTAERITLQTHLQQLLEAQRTESRSLPTSPSSPSSPASSSGQWKTTESDDVTQKNKLNSIHESYQSLGSTIPSRLRCRTLDDESDKILRQLLGKEIVENASTLPVSEKCTLELQDQSQTSRIGKKIPPEKREFKLARLRQLMQRSLSESDTDSNNSEDQKNTPVRKIDKPRPQPIVENVENAENLQLMIKRHTQSSNANRRFPFAMKASKSVDGHSPSPTSESSDPDYETHYQMGSLSQSLGPTESSSPTSGSSSAQKTTSPKSALKSPSSKRRTSQNLKLRVTFEEPVVQVEQIEGEPHSEKDKDSGKTVQKSSSTNETGEHQKRPFGAFRSIMESFSSNQNNNNNYQTVNVAKTSSSLPFTSIGKKSADTKSSSTNGTKGKNKTA from the exons TATTCGATAACATCCCTTAAAACAATCCCAGAGCTATGCAGAAGATGTGATGCAACAAATGAAGACAGATCTG TTTCCGGAGCACCGTGGAATTGTGGAGTATCAAGTCTTATTGGCAATACACAAAAGCCAACAGGGATTGCAGATGTATACAGTAAATTCAGACCCGTGAAGAGAGTTTCTCCATTAAAACATCAACCAGAAAGCCCTCAAATCAATGAAAGTGATGAccagaaagagaagaaagatgaaaatgaaaaatatgttgaCCTTGAAAAGATCCCAGAGAGCTCCTCTGGAGACGATGTGGACTTTaaaagtaagaatattgaatCAAATGGTTTGCCTGGGGAGCTTGAGCATTATGACCTAGATATGGATGAGATCTTGGATGTGCCTTATATCAAATCTAGCCAACCTATGACTCTGTTTACAAGAGTTGCATCTGAAAAACGGACTTCTAGCATCTACCCAGGAAAGGCTGGTTCTATGGGAAACTTGGAGAACCAGCCAACCAATGCCACACAGTTTTGTGTATTGTCCCCTGTTAAGAACTCTTCACAGGCTTCTGTTCTTGATCAGAGCAGGCATTCATCAGGAGGATTAGAGCTATCCCAGGCTAGCATTCAGTGTGGTTCACTCCTTGATTCTGAATACCATAATAAGGGCTTCCTAAATAGGACACTTTCTGATTCCCATGCACAGAAAAGTGAAAAAAGCACACCGAACTGCCAGCATAGAGCTTTCCATCTGCAGACAACCACTGCTGACACACAACTGGATGGGTTAAACGGTAATCTCAACTGGACATTATCTGAAGGTGAAGATATGAAGAAAATTAAGAGCATAATCAATATTGTGAAAGAAGGGCAAATATCTTTACTG CCTCATATCGCCGTAGATAATTTAGATCAAATCCATGATGAATGCGGGAACAATCTTTTGCACCTCGCAGCAGCCTATGGACATGCTGAATGCTTGCAGCATCTGACGTCCTTGATGGGGGAAGACTGTTTAAGTGAGAGGAACGAAGAGAAGCTGACACCGGCTGGTTTAGCAATAAAG AAAGGTCAGCTGGAGTGTGTACGGTGGATGGTGAGTGAAACAGAAGCCATTGCAGAGTTAAGCTGTACGAAGGATCACCCGAGCCTTATTCACTATGCAGCCAGCTATGGCCAG GAAAAAATACTACTGTGGCTTCTACAGTTTATGCAAGAACAGGGAATTTCTTTGGATGAAATTGACAAATGTGGGAACAGTGCTGTTCACATTGCATCTCAACATGGATACTTGGGTTGTATACAG ACTTTGGTAGAATATGGAGCAAATGTGACCATGCAGAACCATGCCGGGGAGAAGCCATCTCAAAGTGCCGAACATCACGGTCATACTGTGTGTGCCAGATACCTGGTGGTGGTGGAAACCTGCATGTCGCTGGCATCGCAAGTCGTCAAACTCACTAAACAGCTAAAAGA GCAGACGGCAGAGCGTATCACTTTACAGACGCACCTTCAACAGCTACTGGAAGCACAGAGGACTGAGAGCAGATCCCTGCCAACTTCCCCTAG TTCACCTTCCTCCCCTGCTTCGAGCAGCGGCCAATGGAAAACAACAGAATCTGATGATGTGACACAAAAGAACAAACTCAACAGTATTCACGAAAGTTATCAAAGCCTAGGGTCTACAATTCCTAGCAGACTACGGTGTAGAACACTGGATGATGAATCTGATAAAATCTTGCGCCAGCTACTGGGGAAGGAGATTGTAGAGAATGCCTCCACACTGCCTGTTTCTGAAAAATGTACACTAGAACTTCAAGATCAAAGTCAAACAAGTCGAATCGGGAAAAAGATACCACCTGAAAAGAGAGAGTTTAAGCTAGCACGTCTACGACAACTTATGCAAAGGTCTCTCAGCGAGTCTGATACAGACTCAAATAATTCAGAAGATCAAAAGAATACTCCAGTCCGAAAAATTGATAAGCCAAGACCACAACCAATAGTGGAAAATGTGGAAAATGCTGAGAATCTTCAGCTAATGATAAAAAGACATACTCAATCAAGCAATGCAAATCGACGATTTCCATTTGCAATGAAAGCTTCCAAATCAGTGGATGGTCATAGTCCATCCCCAACATCTGAAAGCAGTGATCCAGACTATGAGACTCATTACCAAATGGGGAGCCTATCACAATCTTTAGGACCAACAGAGTCTTCTAGTCCCACAAGCGGCAGCTCCTCTGCCCAAAAAACAACTAGCCCTAAAAGTGCTTTAAAGTCTCCCTCTTCGAAACGCAGGACTTCACAAAATCTGAAACTTCGAGTGACTTTTGAGGAACCCGTGGTTCAGGTGGAACAGATTGAGGGAGAACCACATTCAGAAAAAGATAAAGACAGTGGCAAAACTGTTCAAAAGTCTTCTTCTACTAATGAAACTGGTGAACATCAAAAAAGACCATTTGGTGCATTTCGTTCAATCATGGAATCTTTTAGTAGCaaccaaaacaacaacaataattacCAAACAGTCAATGTTGCCAAAACATCGTCATCACTACCCTTTACCTCAATAGGAAAGAAGTCAGCTGACACAAAGTCATCTTCTACAAATGGCAccaaaggaaagaataaaacg GCGTGA